Proteins encoded in a region of the Synechococcus sp. BIOS-U3-1 genome:
- a CDS encoding c-type cytochrome, whose translation MRTLLAGALMLLTLFWQSSSVWGLSGSGAQLFDLHCAGCHPNGGNIIRRGRTLKLTALEKRELNNAQAIAQIAREGIGQMSGYADALGEGNDIVVAEWIWQQAQNAWTHG comes from the coding sequence ATGAGAACTCTGCTGGCAGGTGCACTGATGCTGCTAACACTGTTCTGGCAGAGTTCCAGCGTCTGGGGCTTGAGTGGATCAGGAGCGCAGCTGTTTGATCTGCATTGCGCTGGATGTCATCCCAATGGCGGAAACATCATTCGTCGAGGACGAACACTAAAACTTACGGCCCTCGAGAAACGAGAGCTCAACAATGCTCAAGCGATTGCACAGATTGCCCGTGAAGGCATTGGCCAAATGAGCGGTTATGCCGATGCTCTCGGAGAAGGGAATGACATCGTGGTTGCCGAATGGATCTGGCAGCAGGCTCAGAATGCCTGGACCCATGGATAA
- a CDS encoding YciI family protein, with product MARFVLWGTYCDNALEKRAPFRDEHLERLKALKESGTLITLGPTVGSTHVFAVFESDSESTVRALLEADVYWREGIWTQLDVYPWVQAF from the coding sequence ATGGCCCGATTCGTTCTCTGGGGGACCTATTGCGACAACGCATTGGAAAAAAGAGCTCCGTTTCGTGATGAGCATCTCGAGCGGCTCAAAGCCCTCAAGGAAAGTGGGACATTGATCACCCTTGGTCCCACTGTTGGCAGTACACACGTTTTCGCAGTCTTTGAGTCCGACAGTGAATCAACTGTGCGCGCTCTGCTTGAAGCAGATGTCTACTGGCGAGAGGGAATTTGGACTCAACTGGATGTTTATCCATGGGTCCAGGCATTCTGA
- a CDS encoding phosphate-starvation-inducible PsiE family protein produces the protein MIQSRRKRRSFLQWVDAGEKQVAILLTIITAVVIAASIVQLTIRVALSLITNEQDSYWLGDGLIRILGDLLTVLIALEVLQNITSYLRRHVVQIELVLVTALTAVARKVIVLPKGAEDKPQLLIGLGVSAIALAGAYWLVKRSAEPDTRLDAHSSREQAIPFQDEHPSAQPDDVDQLRASVDPPR, from the coding sequence GTGATTCAGTCTCGTCGCAAACGCCGAAGTTTCCTGCAATGGGTTGATGCAGGGGAAAAGCAGGTCGCCATCCTGCTCACCATCATCACTGCTGTTGTGATCGCTGCTTCGATCGTGCAGCTCACAATCCGCGTGGCTCTTTCGCTGATCACCAATGAACAGGATTCCTACTGGCTGGGTGATGGTCTGATTCGCATCCTTGGTGATCTGCTGACGGTCTTGATCGCACTGGAAGTGCTGCAAAACATCACCAGTTACCTGCGTCGCCACGTCGTCCAGATTGAACTAGTGCTGGTCACCGCACTCACGGCCGTAGCCAGGAAAGTCATTGTGTTGCCCAAAGGCGCGGAAGACAAACCACAGCTTTTGATCGGCCTTGGCGTCTCCGCCATCGCGTTGGCGGGGGCTTACTGGCTTGTTAAACGATCGGCTGAACCGGATACTCGCTTGGACGCTCATTCCAGTAGAGAGCAAGCCATACCGTTCCAGGATGAGCATCCGTCCGCTCAACCCGATGACGTCGACCAGCTGAGAGCATCAGTTGATCCCCCACGCTGA